A genomic region of bacterium contains the following coding sequences:
- a CDS encoding oligopeptide transporter, OPT family has translation MSEHSSQGVKGLPSNAYTELKPGETYTPIMSPQQVYPEVNFRSVFWGLIMAMLFSAAAAYLGLKIGQVFEAAIPIAIIAVGLSAASKRKNALGENVIIQSIGANSGAVVAGAIFTIPALYILNLQADFFKVFLASLFGAFLGTLFLIPFRKYFVADMHGKFPFPEATATTEVLVAGEKGGNQAKVLVLSGIIGGIYDFIVATFGWWSEVFSTRALPWGMELADKAKLVFKVNIGAAVTGLGFIIGLRYSLIIACGSFVSWYLLIPTVYYIGTGLTTPLGVNVTKLIGAMTAEEIFRNYVRHIGIGGIAMAGIIGIIRSSGIIKSAFILGFKEIGGNKGDNANALRTQRDLSMKIVGIGVLVVAVMIFIFFQMGVVQNLTHALIGLAVVLIISFLFTTVAANAIAIVGTNPVSGMTLMTLIIASVVLVSSGLTGEVGMLSALIIGGVVCTALSCAGSFITDLKIGYWLGSSPYKQETWKFAGALVASLTVGWVIMLLNETYGFTGPDALVAPQANAMAAVIQPLMTGQPAPWMLYVGGAFMAIVLAWLGVPALAFALGMYIPLELNTPLLFGGLIAHWVSTRSTDEKLNNARRERGTLIASGFIAGGALMGVISAILRYAGYNWFNAEWAESHGGELLAGLMFVGILIYMYWDSMRGKPEEE, from the coding sequence ATGAGCGAACATTCTTCTCAAGGCGTCAAAGGTTTACCCTCCAATGCCTACACGGAATTAAAGCCCGGCGAAACCTACACCCCCATTATGTCACCGCAGCAGGTGTATCCCGAAGTAAATTTCAGGTCTGTTTTTTGGGGACTGATCATGGCGATGTTGTTTTCTGCGGCCGCCGCATATTTAGGACTCAAAATCGGTCAGGTTTTTGAAGCCGCCATCCCTATCGCGATCATCGCCGTAGGACTTTCCGCCGCTTCGAAACGCAAAAATGCGCTGGGCGAAAATGTGATCATTCAATCCATCGGAGCCAATAGCGGCGCGGTGGTAGCAGGCGCCATATTTACAATACCAGCGCTTTACATTCTCAACCTCCAAGCTGACTTTTTCAAAGTATTCCTAGCATCGCTTTTCGGTGCTTTTCTAGGAACCCTATTCCTGATTCCATTCCGTAAATATTTCGTAGCCGACATGCACGGTAAGTTTCCCTTTCCGGAAGCAACGGCCACAACCGAAGTTCTTGTGGCCGGCGAAAAAGGCGGCAATCAAGCGAAAGTATTGGTATTATCAGGCATCATAGGCGGAATTTACGATTTTATCGTGGCTACTTTTGGTTGGTGGAGCGAAGTTTTTTCAACCCGCGCATTGCCATGGGGCATGGAATTAGCCGATAAAGCCAAGCTTGTTTTTAAAGTGAATATCGGCGCCGCCGTAACCGGCCTCGGTTTTATTATCGGTCTGCGTTATTCATTGATCATTGCTTGCGGTTCATTCGTCTCGTGGTATCTTCTGATTCCGACCGTATATTACATAGGCACAGGCCTTACGACACCGCTCGGCGTCAATGTAACCAAACTGATCGGCGCTATGACGGCGGAGGAAATTTTTAGAAATTACGTTCGTCATATCGGCATCGGTGGTATCGCAATGGCCGGCATCATTGGCATTATTCGTTCATCCGGTATCATCAAGTCAGCTTTCATCTTAGGATTCAAAGAAATCGGCGGTAACAAAGGCGACAACGCTAATGCCTTGCGCACCCAACGTGATCTGAGTATGAAAATCGTCGGCATCGGTGTTTTGGTTGTAGCCGTTATGATTTTCATATTTTTTCAAATGGGCGTTGTACAAAATCTGACCCACGCACTGATCGGACTCGCAGTGGTGCTCATTATATCATTTTTGTTTACGACCGTTGCGGCTAATGCGATCGCTATTGTCGGAACAAATCCCGTTTCCGGTATGACCTTAATGACGCTTATCATCGCGTCTGTAGTATTAGTTTCATCCGGTCTTACAGGTGAAGTCGGTATGCTCTCGGCACTGATCATCGGTGGCGTAGTCTGTACAGCTTTATCATGTGCTGGTTCTTTTATTACGGACCTCAAAATCGGATATTGGCTCGGTTCCTCTCCGTACAAACAAGAAACATGGAAATTTGCGGGTGCATTAGTAGCATCACTTACTGTAGGATGGGTGATCATGCTTCTCAATGAAACCTACGGGTTTACCGGGCCTGATGCATTAGTTGCACCACAAGCCAATGCCATGGCCGCCGTCATACAGCCGCTGATGACCGGTCAACCGGCACCGTGGATGCTGTATGTCGGAGGTGCATTTATGGCGATAGTACTGGCATGGTTAGGCGTACCGGCACTCGCTTTTGCCCTAGGGATGTATATTCCCTTAGAACTCAATACACCCTTGCTTTTCGGTGGTCTGATAGCTCACTGGGTTTCAACCCGTTCCACCGACGAAAAACTTAACAATGCGCGTCGCGAACGCGGCACGCTCATCGCTTCGGGCTTCATTGCCGGCGGCGCCCTCATGGGCGTAATCAGCGCGATCTTACGCTATGCGGGATATAACTGGTTTAATGCCGAATGGGCTGAATCGCACGGGGGTGAATTATTAGCCGGTTTGATGTTTGTTGGAATTCTGATCTATATGTATTGGGACTCGATGCGCGGAAAACCGGAAGAAGAATAG
- a CDS encoding amidophosphoribosyltransferase, which yields MSEDIKEECGVFGIYGHPEASRLTYFGLYSLQHRGQESTGIVSADGERTYRHVGMGLVSDVFADDKIFDRLPGHSAIGHNRYSTTGGSFMQNVQPLTAIISTGPISAAHNGNLTNYQSLRRELQNNGAILQGNNDTEVILHLAARSGKATVEEQIIAALHQIRGAYSLLLITKDKLIAARDPWGIRPLCIGKLDQATVIASESCALDIIGAEYVRDVKPGEFIVVDRDRMQTRMIFDPLPTPAHCIFEFVYFSRPDSKIFGDNVDKARRKLGKRLALEHSVDADIVISVPDSSNTAAVGYSRRTGLKFELGLIRNHYVGRTFIHPVQSMRDLKVRLKFNAVEGVLRDRRVVVIDDSIVRGTTLKALVTMIRKAGAKEVHIRISSPPVTSPCYYGMDFPTKEELIANTMNKDALCKSIGADSLEYLSLDGMLECVPNGPHNYCTACFSGKYPVPIEPDTQITQCD from the coding sequence ATGTCAGAAGATATCAAAGAAGAATGCGGTGTGTTTGGCATTTATGGTCATCCTGAAGCATCACGACTGACTTATTTTGGCTTGTATTCCCTCCAACATCGCGGACAAGAGTCCACCGGCATCGTATCGGCCGATGGTGAACGAACCTATCGCCATGTCGGTATGGGATTAGTCAGCGACGTATTCGCTGATGATAAAATTTTTGATCGTTTACCCGGTCATTCGGCCATCGGTCATAATCGGTATTCAACGACCGGTGGAAGTTTTATGCAAAACGTACAGCCTTTGACAGCTATTATCAGCACCGGGCCGATATCGGCCGCCCATAACGGAAACCTGACCAACTATCAAAGCCTTCGTCGCGAACTCCAAAATAACGGGGCCATCCTTCAAGGAAACAACGACACCGAAGTCATTCTTCATCTTGCTGCCCGTTCCGGTAAAGCCACTGTTGAAGAACAAATTATCGCCGCATTGCATCAGATTCGCGGTGCATATTCGCTACTTCTGATAACTAAAGACAAACTTATTGCTGCACGTGATCCGTGGGGTATTCGTCCGCTATGTATCGGTAAATTGGACCAAGCTACCGTAATAGCAAGTGAGTCCTGCGCGCTGGATATCATCGGCGCCGAATATGTGCGTGACGTAAAGCCGGGCGAATTTATCGTCGTGGACCGTGACCGTATGCAAACTCGAATGATTTTTGACCCGCTACCCACACCCGCGCATTGTATTTTTGAATTTGTATATTTTTCTCGCCCAGACAGTAAAATTTTTGGCGATAATGTGGACAAAGCACGTCGCAAACTCGGGAAACGCCTCGCTCTGGAACACAGTGTGGACGCGGATATCGTGATCAGTGTACCCGACTCCAGCAATACCGCAGCCGTAGGCTATTCGCGCCGAACGGGTTTGAAATTTGAACTCGGTCTTATCCGCAACCATTATGTAGGCCGTACCTTCATTCATCCCGTACAGTCTATGCGCGATCTGAAAGTGCGATTAAAGTTTAATGCGGTAGAAGGCGTTCTGCGTGATCGCCGTGTTGTCGTCATTGACGATTCGATCGTGCGCGGCACTACGCTCAAAGCTTTGGTTACGATGATACGTAAAGCCGGGGCCAAAGAAGTGCACATTCGTATCAGTTCCCCGCCCGTCACTTCACCATGTTATTATGGCATGGATTTCCCGACCAAAGAAGAATTAATCGCCAATACCATGAATAAAGATGCACTCTGCAAAAGTATCGGCGCCGATTCGTTGGAGTATCTTTCTCTTGACGGTATGTTGGAGTGTGTGCCCAACGGCCCACACAACTACTGCACAGCTTGCTTTAGCGGGAAATATCCCGTACCCATCGAACCCGATACACAAATCACCCAATGTGATTAA
- a CDS encoding MCP four helix bundle domain-containing protein, with translation MRSPKRLFQILSLLLIAALTAVIFFIHRIHDKSKQISENWLPSVMHVGNLNTLTSDFRIMELQHILSTSDEQMRTYESAMQRIADLINSEMKLYEPLITTPVEKTLYEDFLSKWSEYMKHHLDMLQLSKLNKNEDAKLLIRARSEVLFNEYSSALSALVRENRRAADDEVKRANALYIGSVINLILILGCVAVFVIISLRQMRKIFDRVLSTAMDVVANERDGKSI, from the coding sequence ATGCGTTCACCTAAACGGCTATTTCAGATACTTTCATTGTTATTGATTGCGGCGCTTACGGCGGTAATTTTTTTTATTCACCGTATTCATGACAAATCTAAACAGATTAGCGAAAATTGGTTGCCCAGCGTAATGCATGTCGGTAACTTAAACACGCTCACTTCCGATTTTCGGATTATGGAGCTACAGCATATTTTGTCTACTTCGGACGAACAGATGCGTACGTATGAATCGGCTATGCAACGCATAGCCGATTTGATTAACTCGGAGATGAAACTGTATGAGCCTCTGATTACGACGCCCGTAGAAAAAACACTGTATGAGGATTTCTTGAGTAAGTGGTCTGAGTATATGAAGCATCATCTTGACATGCTTCAACTTTCCAAACTCAACAAAAACGAAGATGCGAAACTATTAATTCGTGCACGTTCGGAAGTTTTATTCAATGAGTATTCCTCTGCGCTTTCGGCGCTTGTGCGAGAAAATCGCAGAGCCGCCGACGATGAAGTCAAACGTGCTAACGCGTTATATATTGGGTCGGTTATTAATTTAATTTTGATTTTAGGGTGTGTTGCGGTTTTTGTTATCATATCATTACGCCAGATGCGAAAAATCTTTGATCGCGTTTTATCTACGGCAATGGATGTGGTAGCCAACGAGCGCGACGGGAAAAGCATATGA